DNA sequence from the Blastomonas fulva genome:
CGCCAGTGCCCGCAGTCGTCGCAGGCCTCGACGTGACCGCCAAGGGCTGCGGTGCGGCAGGTCTCGATCGCCGTCATGACCTTGAGCTGGCCGAGGCTCAGATGGCCGGCATGGGCTGCGCGATACGCGGGCCCGGCACTCCGCAAGATGTCGGCGACCTCGATCGAGGTGCGCACCGGTTCAACCGGGCGGCGATGCCGTTCGCTTGGGGCCTTCCATCAGGCTGAAGATGCGGTCGAGCGGGCTCGCCACCGCCTGCATCGTCCTGGTCGATACCTTGGTGTAGATGGCGGTGGTACCGATCTTGGTGTGCCCAAGCAGGACCTGGATCACGCGGATGTCGACATCCTGCTCGAGCAGGTGAGTGGCAAAGCTGTGGCGCAGGGTATGCGGGCTCACGCGTTTGCGGATCCCGGCGAACTCAGCCGCCTCATGCACGGCGCGGTGCAACTGGCGTGCCGAGATCGGGTCGGTGCAACTGCGCCCCGGGAATAACCAGCCGTGCGGTAACATGACCCCGCGCCGCTTGCCTTCACGCCACCATTGCCGAAGCAGATCCAGCAGATGCGGCGAGAGCATGGCGTTACGATCCTTGCGCCCCTTGCCCTGCTCGACCCGGATCAGCATGCGCGTGCTGTCGATATCGTCAACCTTCAGGTGGGCAATCTCGGACACGCGCAGACCCGCGCCATAGGCCACGCCGAACGCTGCCTTGTACTTGATGCCCGGTGCAGCCTCGATCAGCCGCGCAGCCTCCTCGACGCTCAGAACCTCGCGCAGCTTGGGTGTGCAGCGAACGACAACAAGTCCCAGTGCCATCTCCGGCCGCTTGAGGGTTATACCGAACAGGAAACGCAATGCCGATACAGCCCCGTTGATGGTTGCTGGACTGATGGCACGCTCATGCTGAGCGATCTGATAGCGCCGGAGGTCTTCGATCGTGGCCGTATCGGGTGGTCGGCCGAGAAACGCGGCAAATGACCGGACGTGCCGGATATAGTCCTTCTGCGTGTGCTCCCCAAAGCTACGCATCGTCATGTCCTGCAACATACGCTCGCGCAAGGCATTGTTCGGGGCAGCGGTAGTGATGGTATCCATGGTGCGTTCCTTTCCGTTGAAGGAACTCCACCCTCACAAGCGACTTCGCCGCTCTCAAAGCCTCAACAATACTACGCTACGTCACCCCAAGCGACTCTCCCGCGAAGCGGGTTCGTGCCATGGGTCGAGAGCCGCCAACTGCTAAGTGGCAGATGCAACGGCAGCTTTCCAACACCTCGTGTCTGGAACCCGCCATTCAGACATCGACACCGAAGCGATAACTGGCTGCAGCAATCAGGCCATGGACGCGGCTTCCTTGATGGCGCGCCGGATGCTCATATAGGTCGCGCAACGACACAGATTGCCGCTCATTGCCTCGTCGATGGCAGCGTCATCCGGGGTCGGATTGTCCCGCAGCAGAGCGGTCGCCGCCATGATCTGGCCGGACTGGCAATAGCCGCACTGGGGCACATCATTGGCAATCCATGCCTTGCGAATGGCAGCGGCTGCGCCGCCTTCAACGCCCTCGATCGTCGTGATCTTGGCGCCGTCGAGCGAATCGTGCGGGGTGATGCAGGCGCGGGTCGGTTGGCCGTCGACATGAACGGTGCAGGCGCCGCACTGGGCGACCCCGCAGCCGAACTTGGTGCCGGTCATCTGCAGGTGGTCGCGTAGCACCCACAACAGCGGCGTGCCCGGCGCAGCATCGACGGTTTCGGATTTGCCGTTGATCTTCAGAGTAATGGCCATGCTTGCCTCCTTGTCCTACGCGGTCGGCCGTGCGGGCAGGATGAGCTTGCTGCCCTCTGGCCCGATGAACGGCAGCGTGCGCAGCCGGTGTCCGGTCGCGGCGAATATCGCATTGGCGAGCGCAGGCGCAGCTGGCGGCGTTGGGGGTTCACCGACCCCGCCGGGGGGCGCGTTTGACGCGATGATCTCCACCTTGAACTCCCGCGGTGCCTCGCCCATCCGCATCAGCCGCCAGCTCGGGAAATTGTCCTGTACGACTGCGCCGTTCTTCGCGGTGATCGCACCGTAGAGCGCGTTCGACAGACCGTAGATCGTGCCGCCTTCCATCTGTGCGCGCACATGGCGCGGATTGATCACGGTTCCCGCATCCACTGCAAGCCACACGCCCGGAATGCGGATCGTGCCGTCAGCGCCCACCGCCACTTCGATCACCGTGGCGACATAGGTTAAAAACGAGCGGTGAACCGCAATCCCCAGGCCCCGGCCTTTGGGCAGTTTGCGTCCCCATTTGGCCATGGCCGCAGCCTTTTCCGCGACGTGCCGCAAGCGACCGGTATCGATCGGATAATCCTCGAGCGAGCCACCGTAATTGCCGTATTCGGCGCCTTCGGTGCCCGGGTCCAGCTTGCGCGCCGGGCCGATCAGCTCGAGCAGATAGTCCTTCTGATCGCGCCCGGCGGCATAAGCGAGTTCGGCAGCGAAGCTCTGCACCGCAAAGGCGTGGTAGATGTTGGCGACAGAGCGCAGCCAGCCGATGCGGAGATGGGCCTTGGCATCGCCCGATTCGACCTGCAGGTTGGGCATGGCGAACGGCACATCCGTCGCACCCATGCTCAACTCGCCGTCGCTCGGCTCGTTCACCGCATTGTCGAAGGTCGAGCTGATCGGCGGAAAGACCGTGCGATGCAACCACGCGGTGCATGTGCCGTCCATGTCGAGCCCGGCCTCACAATATTGCGCGCTGACCGAGTGATAATAGCCATGCTGCACATCATCTTCGCGTGTCCAGGTTACCTTGACCGGCTTGCCGACCTCGCGCGCGATCAATGCCGCCTCGATCACGAAATCGGGCTTCGACTTGCGCCCGAAGGCCCCGCCCAGCCAGGTCGGTGTGACCTTGATGTTCTCCTTGGCGATCCCCAGCGCCTTGGCGAGCGTCTCGCGCGTGCCTTGTGGGTCCTGAACGCAGGCCCAGCATTCGAGCCGATCGCCGTCCCACTCTGCGGTCGCACTCGGCGGCTCCATCGGCGACTGGTTGAGGTGCGGCGCGTAATATTCCGCCGCGACCCTTGTTTTCGCCGAAGCGAGCGCTGCCGCCACATCGCCGCGCGCGCGGCGCACCTTGCCGCTGCTGCGTGCCGTGGCCAGCAACTGCCTGGCATAGCTTTCCGAATCATAGCCGGCATTGGGTCCGTCCTGCCATGCGATCTCCAGCGCGCGGCGTCCTTCAATTGC
Encoded proteins:
- a CDS encoding xanthine dehydrogenase family protein molybdopterin-binding subunit, with protein sequence MLMRDLGIIPAQQTGGASDESSPYVNLSRRAFVGGTGLFVLGVALAGCSSYVEPKIDAGAFELPDAGPSPLTEVNGGDATPALWIAIDKDGAVKITCHRSEMGQQVWTSMAQIVADELEADWAKVEIVQAEGHERYGDQNTDGSRSVRFNFHRLRVAGAAMRQMLVAAAALYWKLPQDQCSAKGGLVSNTQNSDTLSYGNLAELAGRLEIPAEADIKLKTPKQWRYINSEIPSLTVPRIVTGQSTYGIDVQRPGMVHAVVARPPQLFGRVGSVDDTKARAVAGVLSTVRLPDAKPPAEFQALGGVAVVARDTWAAIEGRRALEIAWQDGPNAGYDSESYARQLLATARSSGKVRRARGDVAAALASAKTRVAAEYYAPHLNQSPMEPPSATAEWDGDRLECWACVQDPQGTRETLAKALGIAKENIKVTPTWLGGAFGRKSKPDFVIEAALIAREVGKPVKVTWTREDDVQHGYYHSVSAQYCEAGLDMDGTCTAWLHRTVFPPISSTFDNAVNEPSDGELSMGATDVPFAMPNLQVESGDAKAHLRIGWLRSVANIYHAFAVQSFAAELAYAAGRDQKDYLLELIGPARKLDPGTEGAEYGNYGGSLEDYPIDTGRLRHVAEKAAAMAKWGRKLPKGRGLGIAVHRSFLTYVATVIEVAVGADGTIRIPGVWLAVDAGTVINPRHVRAQMEGGTIYGLSNALYGAITAKNGAVVQDNFPSWRLMRMGEAPREFKVEIIASNAPPGGVGEPPTPPAAPALANAIFAATGHRLRTLPFIGPEGSKLILPARPTA
- a CDS encoding (2Fe-2S)-binding protein gives rise to the protein MAITLKINGKSETVDAAPGTPLLWVLRDHLQMTGTKFGCGVAQCGACTVHVDGQPTRACITPHDSLDGAKITTIEGVEGGAAAAIRKAWIANDVPQCGYCQSGQIMAATALLRDNPTPDDAAIDEAMSGNLCRCATYMSIRRAIKEAASMA
- a CDS encoding tyrosine-type recombinase/integrase, translated to MDTITTAAPNNALRERMLQDMTMRSFGEHTQKDYIRHVRSFAAFLGRPPDTATIEDLRRYQIAQHERAISPATINGAVSALRFLFGITLKRPEMALGLVVVRCTPKLREVLSVEEAARLIEAAPGIKYKAAFGVAYGAGLRVSEIAHLKVDDIDSTRMLIRVEQGKGRKDRNAMLSPHLLDLLRQWWREGKRRGVMLPHGWLFPGRSCTDPISARQLHRAVHEAAEFAGIRKRVSPHTLRHSFATHLLEQDVDIRVIQVLLGHTKIGTTAIYTKVSTRTMQAVASPLDRIFSLMEGPKRTASPPG